ATGCAGGACATGGCGCGACGAAGCTCACGCACACCTCACGCGTGAATTGCTGCCCTTCTGGCTGACACGAGCCCGTGACGATCGGCACGGCGGCCTGCTCACCCACGCCGACCGCCACGGAAACGATCCCGGTACCGACGAAAAATCCCTCATCTCGCAAACCCGGACCATTTACACGATGTCCGCAGCGCATCGCGCCGGCTATGGCGAAGGCCGCGCGGCGACGCTGGCACGTTACGGCGTCGATTTTTTACTCGCCAAGTTTTGGGATCCCGACCACGGCGGTTTCTATTGGATGGCCGACCGTACGGGGAAAATCGGCCATGACGCCAAGGTACTTTACGGGCACGCGTTTGCTGTTTATGGCCTGAGCGAATACACGCTCGCCACCGGCGATCCTCGCGGCCGCGATTTTGCCGCGCGCACTTTCGATCTGATCGCCGCGCGCTGTCGCGAGCCGGAATTCGGCGGGTACCGAGAAATGTTTGCACGCGACTGGACACCGGCCGGGCCCGGTGCAGCCGGCGGAGATCGCAAAACTTTCGACGTCCATATGCATTTGATGGAAGCGTTCGCCGCCTTGGCGGAATGTACCGGGGAGGCCACACACCGCGACGCTCTTCACGAAGTCATCGGGCTGCTATGCGGCAAGATGTTGCACGCGGAATTGGGCACGGGCATCCCGCAATTCGATTTCGCCTGGCATCCGCGGCCGCTTATTCGTTTTGATATCGTTTGGGGTCACGACCGGTTCAGCGACGGCGGCGTGAAGCCGAATCCTGACGACATAACCTCGTTTGGGCACAACGTGGAGTTCGCCTGGTTGTTGCGTGATGGGTTGCGGAAAAATGGAATGGATATAGGCGTCCACCGAGACGTGTCGCGCCGTCTTTACGAGCACGCGCTGGCTAGCGGTATCGATTGGAAGCATGGTGGTGTGTATGTGGAGGGACCGCACAGCGGCGGCGTATACGACACCGATAAGGAATTCTGGCAGCAGGCGGAATCGTTGGTGGGAATGCTCGACGCTTACGAGCTTTTTGGTAGGGAAGACTATCTAGACGCGTATGAGGCGGTTCATCGTTTCGTTTTCGACCACGTTATCAACCACGAAGTCGGTGAGTGGCGTCCGTTGCTAACCCAAGAAGGTCGAGCCCTCTGGCACCACCTCGGGGATTCCTGGAAAACGAATTACCACACTGTGCGGTCGATGATCGAGGTCATCCGCCGCCTTAACCGGCTTCTCGCGTCCAATTGATATTCAACATCGCCGGTTGCCGCTGCGGATTGCATCTCACACAAGCTGGAAACCGGTTGGCGATTTCGCTAGATTGAGCTTTATGAACGACCCCGTGCCGTCTAAAAGAAAGCCCATGCCGCGTTGGCAAATTGCCGCGGTGGCGACGATTCTCGTAGCCGTCGCGCTGTTTCACGCAGGGGTCAATCTCATTTACTTGCCGCGACACGCGCTTCCCGACGAAGAAGAATACGGTTTCATCCTGGGTAGCATCCACTTGGCCGAACGTTTTAAGGACGATCCGGGACAAGTGTTGAAGTCGATCTGGCGCTCGCCCCATGCCGTCAACGGAGCCAATCTACACGCCGTCGCCGGCGCCCTCGCCTTTCGGATTTATCCCGCGTACCGGTCGC
The DNA window shown above is from Candidatus Lernaella stagnicola and carries:
- a CDS encoding AGE family epimerase/isomerase, producing MNEALAAKCRTWRDEAHAHLTRELLPFWLTRARDDRHGGLLTHADRHGNDPGTDEKSLISQTRTIYTMSAAHRAGYGEGRAATLARYGVDFLLAKFWDPDHGGFYWMADRTGKIGHDAKVLYGHAFAVYGLSEYTLATGDPRGRDFAARTFDLIAARCREPEFGGYREMFARDWTPAGPGAAGGDRKTFDVHMHLMEAFAALAECTGEATHRDALHEVIGLLCGKMLHAELGTGIPQFDFAWHPRPLIRFDIVWGHDRFSDGGVKPNPDDITSFGHNVEFAWLLRDGLRKNGMDIGVHRDVSRRLYEHALASGIDWKHGGVYVEGPHSGGVYDTDKEFWQQAESLVGMLDAYELFGREDYLDAYEAVHRFVFDHVINHEVGEWRPLLTQEGRALWHHLGDSWKTNYHTVRSMIEVIRRLNRLLASN